The genome window ACCGTTTTCCTGTATGAGGTGGTTTGTGATGGGGGAGAGGCTGATGGTGAATTTTGTGTAGAAGATGGAGATTTGGCAACTTCTGCGTATGGTTTCCTACTGCTAGGGACCTTGGCATTTGCTTCAGAGAAGGAAATATTGTCTTGAGACATAATCAATTTAACAAATTTTTGCCTAGAATGCTCAGGGCAGTTTAGGTTTGTTGAGAAATGTCTGCCGGAGCAGTGTAGGCATGAAGCATTTTCCTGGGATATGGTGCAATTTTCACCATCATGTGGTTGAGCACAACGGTAACATCTGGGCTTGGAACGGCATTGTGCCTTCACGTGACCAAAACGGCAGCAAGCTCTGCATTGGATCGTGGGGAATTTATAAGGCTCTACAATGACTGTCGCTTTGTACGAGTAAATCTTTTCTGGTAAGACTTGACCTCTGAAAGTGATGACTACTGTTTGAGTTGGAATCCAGGAAACCTTTCCATCACTGTCTTTATTCTTCCTACTGAATCTCCTTGCTCTTAGCACATGACCGCAACCTTGGGGAAGATCAAGTGAGTTCACAAATTCATCCATTGACAAGTCCCGTGGAACATCTTTACATACACCCATCCTGGTGATGCTGTATGTTGGGATGCCTACCTTGTATCCATTTTCATTGAGCAGTGGATCTTGCATAAATTTGTTTGCGTCAGCTGCAGTGCAGAATTCGACAGCTACTCTGTTTCGACCGACTACTTTAACTCCGTCACGGGTAATATTtgcaattttgtttttatgtagaAACTGGCCGAATTTGATAGCTTTTAGGGAAGTACCTTGAGAGGCGGATGACTCTAGTCTCGAAACGTGGACAATAAATGGTCCTACATCTTGCAATTCGTACCTTTTGTTGTTTTCGTTGAGGCTAGGGTGCGTATACATCGACTGGATGGATGCAGACGCAATTTCTGGGTCCGTGATAACTCTTTTTCCTGAGTCAGTAATTGGCTCCTCATGGGGGCGCTTACGGCTTGATTCCTGAGGGGTTTCAGGGAAAAGTGGTGGAGAAGGAGGAATAGGAGTAGGGCCGGGGTCCGGCGGCGGGTCCGGGGGGCGGTCTACGTCGTGCTCCATCTGGAATTATCCAGATGGAGCAGAAACAGGTAATAACTACTACTTACCCAGACACAGGACACACAAACCAACACCAGAACAACACAATCTCGGTCGGAAAACACTAATAATAACTGTAATTTGAAAAATTCCAAAACCACGTGCAGTCAACAACAACACGAAAGCGAGAATCCATTAAAGAGGTCAATATTTTAGACTCACATGACACTTGCAGGGAAGGCATAGATGAACAACTGTACCCAATTAATTGTGTTCAATATCTCATTTAATATTGACCAAAAAATTGACTGTTCAAAAGTATTAGGTGAGTAGATATAAATTTCCCCACCAAGGAACAAGTGGAATAATTCATCTGAAAACTGAAGTGTCCTTTCTACTAGTTTACTCTATGAATATCTGATAAAAAGATACGAGATAACAAAATGCAAAGAAGAAAATACAGatttagaataaaaaaaactttaataatgtTGTACTGCTTAGTTGCTGTTGCTGTTAGTAGCAATAAGAGATTTCAACACATAACCTCTTGCTGCTTCTGCCTGCTAATGCCTCAAATATTCAGTCCAGAAATTCACTTTAGAGCAGCTAATACCTATTTCTTATTCATTAGCTTAAGGAGTAACTTGGTGTCATTTATCTGAGTTTTCTGTCGTTTTTTATGCTTCTccactggttttattttaggtTTGGTAATATTATCTTGTTTCACCTTTTCTTTTTTTCCCTTTGGAGCTTTCTTTGATAGATCGTTGAGCAATTTGATCTCCTTAGATGTAACACTTTTCACAAGGGGACTGCCTTCTGCGATAGTTTCTTTCAACAGAACTTCCTTTTGaaaagtaacttttttatcaaCGTTAACCTTtctctttataattttatttgaaactggACTGGAGGTGGCCGCATTTTGTTTCTTTGCCAGCTTATTCAGTGCTTTCAGCTTGTTCTTCCCGAATTTAACCATTGTTTTAGTTTATTCACTGTTTTcggaaaataattaaattaaaatcacatGTGGAAAAGTCAACAAAATCAAATAACAATACACCACAGACTCCACAGAGTAGTTGTCACCATGTTGTCACGAGAAATGTCAAACAACAACTAAAGACATTAAGACATGGACACACTATCGGACGCGGCTTACTTAAGGCGTCCGAGAGTGATCTGGCACGAACTGTCCCAAAAAAGACCGTGCAGTcgctagtgtgtcggcgccTTGAAGCGCCCATCCCTCAGAACAAATTTTCCACATTTAATCTGTATCCGTCTGATCTAATCTgtggttataaaaaaaacaaaattaatcgACGAGTTTTCAGgttatattttgaaattatagaatataaataaaatttaattgcaATTTATCACAATGAGTGGAATGTTCAAACTTAAACTCACAGCTCTAGGGCATCCCAACCCGGATAACTTCAACTGTGACCGTAagtaactaaaatataaaaggtCAATCCCAACAATCGacttatttcaaaacaatattGATTGTGTTTACAGATGAAAAAGAGTTCCGAAGCGTAGTTCTTTGGCTGGAGGACCAGAAAATACGGCATTACAAGATCGAGGAGCGGGAGGGACTTAGGAATATAGATAACGATAATTGGAATGAGAGTTTTGATCAGTATCAGAAGGATTTGCTGAGCCCTGCTGTAAATGGCTCGCCGTCCGAACAATTGAACTGGCTGCTCTGTTACGCAGTGCGGTTAGAATACGCTGATAACGGTAAGGAGTACACTACTAGCCAAGCCAGcttaatattatcaaaatgGTTTAGAATTAAACTTGATTTCAATGTCATGAAATTCACTTGAAGTCGTGTCCTGTAAACTTCATACTTTATGACATGAATTAGTAGCGTCTCCCACTGTCCTGTTTATAAAAGTGATTCATTATTTTCAGTTGAGAAATACAAAAAGGCCAAAGTAGAAACACCTAAACAAGCAGCTCCCAGTGTAGTATCATCCAACCCACTGGACAACTTAGATTGTAAGTAAAATGctatatttatctttattatcATCAGTATAAGAGTATGGATCTCTCTCTTTCTTGATCACAAAATGATACATCCGACTCGTCCAAAATTAAATTCCatgtattttcattttcagtttCCAGTCCAGCTTTCAAAAGTGGTGTGGACCGAATATGCATGTTAGCCGGCATTGGTCCTCACCCTGACCCCAAGATGAGGCTAGCAGCTCTCGCCCATGTTCTGAAAACCGGACCGCACCCCCCGCCAACCTCCAAAGAGCTGCCTACAATAAATGAACCAACCGATGTCCTCAAGCTACTCTTCATCCACGACCTCAGAGAGCTGCAATGCAACATAAACAATACTCTTGTAGCAGTTCAAAAGATCACAGCTGACCCTAGAACAGATACTAGCCTTGGCAAGGTAGGTAGATAATTGACTTGATAGTCAAACAGTAAATATCTGGAACTATAGATCTAATAAAATCTGATTGTGACTGTTTATTGTTTGAGGGTCAACCAGATTttcgtaaaaatattatttaactgTTTTGGTTGACCTGTAACTGTAACTATTTACCTCAAGCAGcaatatacttacatgtatAGTTGTAATTAGATAAAGCTAgacgtttttttaaatatatttgttcCAGATATTGatttttactaatattttagtatCATTTTGGTGTAATTGGTACTGATTTTGCCCTTCACTAGTGtaacacatttatttaatgCAGATACAAAAGGAAGAACTgattaaacataatttatatatcataggtattttgattttgaaacTCTCAATATCCACTTATCTATAGATctagcaaataaaataaatgatagcTAAAGTATAACATAGACAGATAAACCATATAAATTGTGTAGGTTCATTagatcataatatattatatctatatAGATGAAGCATTCAAAGTATAGGAAAGGATTCGCGGATTTACAATTCAGGAGCGCATTAATATATCAGGAAACTTCtcagtacctaagtaaaaatCCAGTAATATATtcattaataagtatttattgtcACATTGCGCCCACAAAGACACCGCGTTCACGCAATACATATAAACAGCGACAGTAACATTACACATAGGCATAACATCTAGATAATTATGgctttgcataaataaatgatgatgataaataaagataacaCAGGACTCGATCCTGCATACCTAGCACCGGATGAAAGAATCGCACAACAATACATTACTTGCCATGTGAGCGCGACATAAAACTTTTGTCTTGTCGTGCACGTCTTACAACCCGTGCTAGGTATACTGAATTCCTGATAAACAATTACTATGAGTGTAACTGAGCAAAGGCGAGATTCACTGATTacattaacttaaatatttttattaaattactttgtaattttttaatgaatacctATATTTGCATGTTCATAAGTTTttagtaaaatttatattttagcaTAATGAGCAAAATTAGGTAGTTTTCCTCTAGTTCGCTTGATACATGATTGCcaaagataaatataataatcactaattataatttcgatgactaattaacaaaaaatttaAGCGTTAAACTagatgtaataataattataatcttaTTAGTTAAAAGCCGAAAAAATCTAATATTATCTTCAACTGGCATTGCAGTCATCATTGGAATGTTTCTGtat of Plutella xylostella chromosome 26, ilPluXylo3.1, whole genome shotgun sequence contains these proteins:
- the LOC105387742 gene encoding RNA transcription, translation and transport factor protein; translation: MSGMFKLKLTALGHPNPDNFNCDHEKEFRSVVLWLEDQKIRHYKIEEREGLRNIDNDNWNESFDQYQKDLLSPAVNGSPSEQLNWLLCYAVRLEYADNVEKYKKAKVETPKQAAPSVVSSNPLDNLDFSSPAFKSGVDRICMLAGIGPHPDPKMRLAALAHVLKTGPHPPPTSKELPTINEPTDVLKLLFIHDLRELQCNINNTLVAVQKITADPRTDTSLGKVGR